A stretch of the Streptomyces sp. NBC_00078 genome encodes the following:
- the serS gene encoding serine--tRNA ligase — protein MIDLRLLREDPDRVRASQRARGEDVALVDALLSADERRRSSGVRFDELRSEQKALGKLIPKASGDEKAELLKQTGRLAADVKAADAEQHEADEETKRLLLQLGNLIHPDVPVGGEEDFVVLETHGTIRDFAAEGFEPRDHLELGEALGAIDVERGAKVSGSRFYYLTGVGALLELALVNAAIAQATEAGFVPMLTPALVRPRAMEGTGFLGQAAENVYHLEKDDYYLVGTSEVPLAAYHMDEILDADKLPLRYAGFSPCFRREAGTYGKDTRGIFRVHQFDKVEMFSYVAPEDAENEHRRLLEWEKQWLTGLELPFQVIDVASGDLGASASRKFDCEAWIPTQGKYRELTSASNCDGFQARRLSVRMRDGKKVQPLATLNGTLCAVPRTIVAILENHQQADGSVYVPKVLRPFLGGREVLEPIAK, from the coding sequence GTGATTGACCTTCGCCTGCTCCGTGAGGACCCCGACCGTGTGCGCGCGTCCCAGCGTGCCCGTGGAGAGGACGTCGCGCTCGTCGACGCTCTCCTGTCTGCCGACGAGCGGCGCAGGTCGTCCGGCGTCCGCTTCGACGAGCTGCGTTCCGAGCAGAAGGCGCTCGGCAAGCTCATCCCCAAGGCCTCCGGCGACGAGAAGGCGGAGCTGCTCAAGCAGACGGGCCGTCTCGCCGCCGACGTCAAGGCGGCCGACGCCGAGCAGCACGAGGCGGACGAAGAGACCAAGCGGCTTCTGCTCCAGCTCGGCAACCTCATCCACCCGGACGTCCCGGTCGGCGGCGAGGAGGACTTCGTCGTCCTGGAGACGCACGGCACCATCCGCGACTTCGCCGCCGAGGGCTTCGAGCCCAGGGACCACCTGGAGCTCGGCGAGGCGCTGGGCGCCATCGACGTCGAGCGCGGCGCCAAGGTGTCGGGCTCCCGCTTCTACTACCTGACGGGCGTCGGCGCCCTCCTGGAGCTGGCGCTCGTCAACGCCGCGATCGCGCAGGCCACCGAGGCGGGCTTCGTCCCGATGCTCACCCCCGCGCTGGTCCGCCCCCGCGCCATGGAGGGCACCGGCTTCCTCGGCCAGGCCGCGGAGAACGTCTACCACCTGGAGAAGGACGACTACTACCTGGTCGGCACCTCCGAGGTCCCGCTCGCCGCGTACCACATGGACGAGATCCTTGACGCGGACAAGCTGCCGCTGCGTTACGCCGGCTTCTCGCCGTGCTTCCGCCGCGAGGCCGGGACGTACGGCAAGGACACCCGGGGCATCTTCCGCGTGCACCAGTTCGACAAGGTCGAGATGTTCTCGTACGTCGCCCCCGAGGACGCGGAGAACGAGCACCGGCGGCTCCTGGAGTGGGAGAAGCAGTGGCTCACCGGCCTGGAACTGCCCTTCCAGGTCATCGACGTGGCCTCCGGCGACCTGGGCGCCTCGGCGTCCCGCAAGTTCGACTGCGAGGCGTGGATCCCCACGCAGGGCAAGTACCGCGAGCTGACCTCTGCCTCCAACTGCGACGGCTTCCAGGCACGCCGGCTGTCCGTCCGCATGCGCGACGGCAAGAAGGTGCAGCCGCTGGCGACGCTCAACGGCACGCTGTGCGCCGTACCGCGCACGATCGTGGCGATCCTGGAGAACCACCAGCAGGCCGACGGCTCGGTGTACGTGCCGAAGGTGCTGCGCCCGTTCCTGGGCGGCCGAGAGGTCCTGGAGCCGATCGCCAAGTGA
- the pheA gene encoding prephenate dehydratase, whose product MPASYAYLGPEGTFTEAALRTLPETATRELIPYVSVQSALDAVRAGEAEAAFVPIENSVEGGITTTLDELVAGAPLMIYREVLLSITFALLVRPGTKLSDVKTVSAHPAAQPQVRNWLRNNLPDAHWESAASNADAARLVQEGQYDAAFAGEFAAALYGLEALETGIHDAENAQTRFVLVGRPARPAAPTGADKTSVVLWQRDDHPGGLRDLLDEFATRGINLMLLQSRPTGAGIGNYCFCIDAEGHISDRRVAETLMGLKRICLEVRFLGSYPRADIGVEDVRALWRGTSDEEFVAASDWVARCQDGRF is encoded by the coding sequence ATGCCAGCGAGCTACGCGTATCTCGGTCCCGAGGGCACCTTCACCGAAGCCGCCCTGCGCACCCTTCCCGAGACGGCCACCCGGGAACTGATCCCGTACGTGTCCGTCCAGTCCGCGCTCGACGCGGTCCGCGCCGGTGAGGCCGAGGCCGCGTTCGTGCCGATCGAGAACTCCGTCGAGGGCGGCATCACCACCACCCTTGACGAGCTGGTCGCGGGCGCCCCGCTGATGATCTACCGCGAGGTGCTCCTGTCGATCACCTTCGCGCTGCTGGTGCGGCCGGGCACCAAGCTCTCCGACGTCAAGACCGTCTCCGCGCACCCGGCCGCCCAGCCGCAGGTGCGCAACTGGCTCAGGAACAACCTCCCGGACGCCCACTGGGAGTCGGCCGCCTCGAACGCGGACGCCGCCCGGCTGGTCCAGGAGGGCCAGTACGACGCGGCCTTCGCCGGCGAGTTCGCCGCCGCCCTGTACGGCCTGGAGGCGCTGGAGACCGGGATCCACGACGCCGAGAACGCGCAGACGCGGTTCGTGCTCGTGGGCCGCCCCGCCCGGCCCGCGGCACCGACCGGCGCGGACAAGACGTCCGTCGTGCTGTGGCAGCGCGACGACCACCCCGGCGGCCTGCGCGATCTGCTCGACGAGTTCGCCACCCGCGGCATCAACCTGATGCTGCTGCAGTCGCGGCCCACCGGCGCCGGCATCGGCAACTACTGCTTCTGCATCGACGCGGAGGGCCATATCTCCGACCGCCGGGTGGCCGAGACCCTGATGGGGCTCAAGCGGATCTGCCTGGAAGTGCGGTTCCTGGGTTCGTACCCGCGTGCGGACATCGGCGTCGAGGACGTACGCGCGCTGTGGCGGGGAACGTCCGACGAGGAGTTCGTCGCGGCCTCGGACTGGGTGGCGCGCTGCCAGGACGGCCGTTTCTAG
- a CDS encoding ABC transporter permease, whose protein sequence is MAVEQPMRTPAAASGDQTRIHNIGYRNYDGPRLGRSYATRSLYSQSLRGAYGLGRSVKSKVLPMLLFVVMCVPAAIMVAVAVATKAKDLPVDYTRYAIIMQAVISLYVASQAPQSVSRDLRFKTVPLYFSRPIETADYVRAKYAALASALFVLTAAPLLVLYVGALLAKLDFADQTKGFAQGLVSVALLSLLFAGIGLVIASVTPRRGFGIAAVIAVMTISYGAVSTLQAIAEAQNSTRAIPWIGLFSPVTLVDGVQTAFLGAASASPGEIGPTNGEGVVYVLVVLGLIAACYGLLMRRYRKVGL, encoded by the coding sequence ATGGCAGTTGAGCAGCCCATGCGGACACCGGCCGCGGCGTCGGGTGACCAGACCCGCATCCACAACATCGGCTACCGCAACTACGACGGCCCCCGCCTCGGCCGTTCCTATGCCACTCGCTCGCTGTACTCGCAGTCCCTGCGCGGCGCCTACGGCCTCGGCCGCTCGGTCAAGTCCAAGGTGCTGCCGATGCTGCTGTTCGTGGTGATGTGCGTGCCCGCGGCCATCATGGTCGCCGTCGCGGTCGCCACGAAGGCCAAGGACCTGCCCGTCGACTACACGCGCTACGCGATCATCATGCAGGCCGTCATCAGCCTGTACGTCGCCTCGCAGGCGCCCCAGTCCGTCTCCCGCGACCTGCGCTTCAAGACCGTGCCGCTGTACTTCTCGCGGCCGATCGAGACCGCCGACTACGTGCGTGCCAAGTACGCGGCGCTGGCCTCCGCGTTGTTCGTCCTGACCGCGGCCCCGCTGCTCGTCCTCTATGTCGGCGCGCTGCTGGCGAAGCTCGACTTCGCCGACCAGACCAAGGGGTTCGCTCAGGGACTCGTCTCCGTGGCACTGCTCTCGCTGCTCTTCGCCGGCATCGGCCTGGTCATCGCCTCGGTGACTCCGAGGCGCGGCTTCGGCATCGCGGCCGTGATCGCCGTGATGACCATCTCCTACGGCGCCGTCTCCACGCTCCAGGCCATCGCCGAAGCGCAGAACAGCACGAGGGCCATTCCCTGGATCGGCCTCTTCTCGCCCGTGACCCTCGTCGACGGTGTCCAGACCGCGTTCCTCGGCGCGGCCTCGGCGTCCCCCGGCGAGATCGGCCCGACGAACGGCGAGGGCGTGGTCTACGTCCTGGTCGTCCTGGGTCTCATCGCCGCCTGCTACGGCCTCCTGATGCGCCGCTACCGGAAGGTGGGCCTGTGA
- a CDS encoding ABC transporter ATP-binding protein: MTTLNIDHVSRWFGNVVAVNDVTMTIGPGVTGLLGPNGAGKSTLINMMAGFLAPSTGTVTLDGQQVWRNETVYRHIGIVPEREAMYDFLTGREFVVANAELHGLNAKAAQKALATVEMEYAQDRKISTYSKGMRQRVKMASALVHDPSLLLLDEPFNGMDPRQRMQLMDLLRRMGDEGRTVLFSSHILEEVEQLAWHIEVVVAGRHAASGDFRKIRRLMTDRPHRYLVRSSDDRALAAALIADPSTSGIEVDLAEGALRIQAVDFGRFTALLPRVARDHGIRLLAVSPSDESLESVFSYLVAA, translated from the coding sequence GTGACCACGCTCAACATCGACCACGTCTCCCGCTGGTTCGGCAACGTGGTCGCCGTCAACGACGTCACCATGACGATCGGCCCCGGCGTCACCGGCCTGCTCGGTCCGAACGGCGCCGGAAAGTCCACCCTCATCAACATGATGGCCGGCTTCCTCGCCCCCTCCACCGGCACGGTCACCCTCGACGGCCAGCAGGTGTGGCGCAACGAGACGGTCTACAGGCACATCGGCATCGTCCCCGAGCGCGAGGCGATGTACGACTTCCTCACCGGGCGCGAATTCGTCGTGGCCAACGCGGAGTTGCACGGCCTGAACGCCAAGGCGGCCCAGAAGGCGCTCGCCACGGTCGAGATGGAGTACGCGCAGGACCGGAAGATCTCCACGTACTCCAAGGGCATGCGCCAGCGCGTGAAGATGGCGTCCGCCCTCGTCCACGACCCCTCGCTGCTCCTGCTCGACGAACCCTTCAACGGCATGGACCCGCGCCAGCGCATGCAGCTCATGGACCTGCTGCGGCGGATGGGCGACGAGGGCCGCACGGTGCTGTTCTCGTCCCACATCCTCGAAGAGGTCGAGCAACTCGCCTGGCACATCGAGGTCGTCGTCGCCGGAAGGCACGCGGCCAGCGGCGACTTCCGCAAGATCCGCCGTCTGATGACCGACCGCCCGCACCGCTACCTGGTGCGCTCCAGCGACGACCGCGCGCTCGCGGCCGCGCTGATCGCCGACCCGTCGACGTCCGGAATCGAAGTCGACCTCGCCGAGGGCGCGTTGCGCATCCAGGCCGTCGACTTCGGCCGCTTCACGGCCCTGTTGCCCAGGGTCGCCCGCGACCACGGCATCCGGCTGCTCGCGGTCTCGCCGTCCGACGAGTCGCTTGAGTCCGTCTTCTCGTATCTCGTCGCGGCGTAG
- a CDS encoding HAD family hydrolase gives MSDASPVKGFPYRLIATDLDGTLLRSDESVSQRTRDALAAATAAGAAHIVVTGRAVPWTRHILDDLGYQGLAVCGQGAQVYDAGSHRLLTSVTLDRQLAGVALAKIEAEVGPLHLAASRDGLDGDVLVGPGYAVTGSLPSTPFTDASDLWTAPLNKIYIQHPELSDDALAEAARRAAGGFVTVAMAGEGIVELLPLGLSKATGLSLAARRLGVKAADTIAFGDMPNDIPMFAWAARGVAMANAHEELKAVADEVTSSNEEDGIAVVLDRLLA, from the coding sequence GTGAGCGACGCGTCTCCCGTCAAGGGCTTCCCGTACCGGCTGATCGCGACCGACCTCGACGGCACGCTCCTGCGCTCCGACGAGTCGGTCTCACAGCGCACCCGTGACGCGCTCGCCGCGGCCACGGCGGCGGGCGCCGCGCACATCGTCGTCACCGGCCGCGCGGTCCCCTGGACCCGGCACATCCTCGACGACCTCGGCTACCAGGGCCTCGCGGTCTGCGGCCAGGGCGCCCAGGTGTACGACGCCGGCTCGCACCGCCTGCTGACGTCGGTCACCCTGGACCGGCAGCTGGCGGGCGTGGCCCTGGCGAAGATCGAGGCGGAGGTCGGCCCGCTGCATCTGGCGGCCAGCCGTGACGGTCTGGACGGCGATGTGCTGGTGGGGCCGGGTTACGCGGTCACCGGCAGCCTTCCGTCGACCCCGTTCACGGACGCGTCCGACCTGTGGACCGCCCCGCTGAACAAGATCTACATACAGCACCCGGAGCTGTCCGACGACGCCCTCGCAGAGGCGGCCCGCCGGGCCGCGGGCGGCTTCGTCACGGTGGCGATGGCGGGCGAGGGCATCGTCGAACTGCTGCCGCTGGGTCTGTCCAAGGCGACGGGCCTCTCGCTGGCGGCCCGCCGCCTGGGCGTCAAGGCGGCGGACACGATCGCCTTCGGCGACATGCCGAACGACATCCCGATGTTCGCCTGGGCGGCGCGTGGCGTGGCGATGGCCAACGCCCACGAGGAGCTGAAGGCGGTGGCGGACGAGGTGACGTCGTCGAACGAGGAGGACGGCATCGCCGTCGTTCTGGACCGCCTACTCGCATAG
- a CDS encoding ABC transporter permease subunit, protein MYDPTVARLTYRALLGRRRALILGALPLLLIAISVVVRALAGADDQTASDLLGGLALATMVPIIGVIAGTGAIGPEIDDGSVVYLLSKPLKRPTIIFTKLIVAIAVTMVFSALPTLVAGFILNGNGQQIAVAYTVAALVSSIAYAALFLLLGTVSRHAVVFGLVYALVWEALFGSLVPGARTLSVQQWSLAVAHKVAGGDLVTSDVGLTTATVFLVAVTVLATWYAGQKLRTLTLAGEE, encoded by the coding sequence ATGTACGACCCCACAGTCGCCCGACTCACCTACCGGGCCCTGCTCGGCCGTCGCCGGGCCCTCATCCTGGGTGCGCTGCCCCTGCTGCTGATCGCGATCTCCGTCGTCGTGCGGGCTCTCGCCGGCGCCGACGACCAGACGGCCTCGGACCTGCTGGGCGGGCTCGCGCTCGCCACGATGGTGCCGATCATCGGCGTCATCGCCGGCACCGGCGCGATCGGTCCGGAGATCGACGACGGCTCGGTGGTGTACCTGCTGTCCAAGCCGCTGAAGCGGCCGACGATCATCTTCACCAAGCTGATCGTGGCGATCGCCGTGACCATGGTGTTCTCCGCGCTGCCGACCCTCGTCGCCGGCTTCATCCTCAACGGCAACGGCCAGCAGATCGCCGTCGCCTACACGGTGGCCGCGCTGGTCTCCTCCATCGCGTACGCGGCGCTGTTCCTGCTGCTGGGCACGGTCTCCCGGCACGCGGTGGTCTTCGGGCTCGTCTACGCGCTGGTCTGGGAAGCCCTGTTCGGCTCCCTGGTGCCGGGCGCCCGCACGCTGAGCGTCCAGCAGTGGTCGCTGGCCGTCGCGCACAAGGTGGCCGGCGGTGACCTGGTCACCTCCGACGTCGGACTGACGACGGCGACGGTGTTCCTGGTCGCGGTGACCGTCCTGGCCACCTGGTACGCCGGCCAGAAGCTGCGCACGCTGACGCTCGCCGGGGAGGAATGA
- a CDS encoding ABC transporter ATP-binding protein, with amino-acid sequence MIATESLSMRFPRVTALDRLSVDVGPGVTGLVGANGAGKSTLIKILLGLTPASEGRAEVLGLDVAAKGADIRERVGYMPEHDCLPPDVSATEFVVHMARMSGLPPTAARERTADTLRHVGLYEERYRPIGGYSTGMKQRVKLAQALVHDPQLVFLDEPTNGLDPVGRDDMLGLIRRIHTDFGISVLVTSHLLGELERTCDHVVVIDGGKLLRSSSTTDFTQTTTTLAIEVTDTDEHPDGTRAVREVLHARGVEVLDGSNGLPGAGHILLLTAQGEQTYDLVRDVVADLGLGLVRMEQRRHHISEVFHADTEEQDVTKEAAVHGS; translated from the coding sequence GTGATCGCGACCGAAAGCCTGAGCATGCGGTTCCCCCGGGTGACCGCGCTTGACCGGCTCTCCGTCGACGTCGGGCCCGGTGTGACCGGACTCGTCGGAGCGAACGGGGCCGGCAAGTCCACTCTGATCAAGATCCTTCTGGGTCTGACCCCCGCCTCCGAGGGCCGCGCCGAAGTGCTCGGGCTCGACGTCGCGGCCAAGGGCGCCGACATCCGTGAGCGGGTCGGCTACATGCCGGAGCACGACTGTCTGCCGCCGGACGTCTCGGCGACCGAGTTCGTCGTCCATATGGCGCGCATGTCCGGCCTGCCGCCCACGGCCGCGCGCGAGCGCACCGCGGACACGCTGCGCCATGTCGGTCTGTACGAGGAGCGCTACCGCCCCATCGGCGGCTACTCGACCGGTATGAAGCAGCGTGTGAAGCTCGCGCAGGCCCTGGTCCACGACCCGCAGCTGGTCTTCCTGGACGAGCCGACCAACGGCCTCGACCCGGTCGGCCGCGACGACATGCTCGGCCTGATCCGCCGTATCCACACCGACTTCGGCATCTCGGTGCTGGTCACCTCGCACCTGCTGGGCGAGCTGGAGCGGACCTGCGACCACGTCGTCGTCATCGACGGCGGCAAGCTCCTGCGCTCCAGCTCCACCACGGACTTCACACAGACCACGACCACTCTGGCGATCGAGGTCACCGACACCGACGAGCACCCGGACGGCACGCGCGCGGTGCGCGAGGTGCTGCACGCGCGCGGGGTGGAGGTCCTCGACGGCAGCAACGGCCTGCCGGGCGCCGGCCACATCCTGCTGCTGACCGCGCAGGGCGAGCAGACGTACGACCTCGTGCGCGACGTCGTCGCCGATCTCGGCCTCGGCCTGGTGCGCATGGAGCAGCGCAGGCACCACATCTCCGAGGTCTTCCACGCGGACACCGAGGAGCAGGACGTGACGAAGGAGGCGGCCGTCCATGGCAGTTGA